From one Lysinibacillus sp. G4S2 genomic stretch:
- the dltA gene encoding D-alanine--poly(phosphoribitol) ligase subunit DltA codes for MLSILEAIQNVAHEHPHRTAYQTNTDSLTYGELWDLSDRVAQYLMALDLKRQQPIVVYGHMSPLQIVAFLGAVKAGHPYVPVDSSTPSERLQIIIEASQACLLLKTETLNTHQSVPVAEVSDIVTQTTNISTQPSTWVQDQEIYYIIYTSGSTGKPKGVQITADNLAHFVAWMHEYFPLQESGVFLNQAPYSFDLSVMDLYPALVSGQTLYAITQEQIANPKALFESLATSGIRVWTSTPSFAKICLMNKEWHQELMPSLNTFLFCGEVLPISLAKELMQRFPQASIFNLYGPTETTVAVSYVEVTAELMEQFDQLPIAPLSEPNLSLLEDGEIIISGPTVSAGYLGAPDLTLKAFPTIEDQRIYKTGDVGYEKDGYLFFAGRKDFQVKLHGYRLEIEEIEKQIGNLPPVSSCVVIPIYKDDEIVSLSAYIVLREPLTDSAFKMTKQLKALLSDYLPSYMIPKTFKYIDTLPLNSNGKVDRKGLAVMETV; via the coding sequence GAGCTTTGGGACCTTTCTGATCGTGTAGCACAGTATTTAATGGCTCTTGATTTGAAAAGACAACAACCCATTGTCGTCTATGGGCATATGTCACCTTTACAAATCGTTGCCTTTTTAGGTGCTGTAAAGGCTGGGCATCCTTATGTACCTGTTGACTCGTCTACACCGTCTGAAAGGCTTCAAATCATTATAGAAGCGTCTCAGGCTTGCTTACTACTAAAGACTGAAACGTTAAACACACACCAGTCAGTTCCTGTAGCTGAGGTAAGTGATATAGTGACTCAAACTACGAATATTTCGACGCAGCCTTCAACATGGGTTCAGGATCAAGAAATTTATTATATTATTTACACATCTGGTTCTACTGGGAAACCAAAGGGTGTCCAAATTACAGCCGATAATTTAGCGCACTTTGTTGCTTGGATGCATGAATACTTCCCATTACAAGAATCTGGAGTATTTTTAAATCAAGCGCCTTATTCCTTTGATTTATCTGTGATGGATTTATATCCTGCACTCGTTAGTGGGCAAACGCTTTACGCAATTACGCAAGAGCAAATTGCTAATCCAAAGGCGTTATTCGAATCATTGGCTACTTCTGGTATTCGAGTTTGGACTTCCACACCTTCCTTTGCGAAGATTTGTTTAATGAACAAAGAGTGGCATCAGGAGTTAATGCCTTCTTTAAATACTTTTTTATTCTGCGGAGAGGTTTTACCAATATCCTTAGCAAAAGAATTAATGCAACGCTTCCCACAAGCATCTATTTTTAATTTATATGGGCCTACTGAAACAACTGTTGCAGTATCCTATGTAGAAGTAACAGCGGAGCTTATGGAGCAATTTGACCAACTACCAATCGCCCCTCTATCTGAGCCTAATCTATCCTTACTAGAAGATGGCGAGATTATAATTTCTGGTCCAACTGTTAGTGCAGGCTATCTTGGAGCACCTGACTTAACACTTAAAGCTTTCCCTACAATAGAGGATCAACGTATTTATAAAACTGGGGACGTTGGTTATGAAAAGGATGGCTATCTGTTCTTTGCTGGACGAAAGGATTTCCAGGTAAAATTGCACGGTTATCGTTTAGAAATTGAAGAAATTGAAAAACAAATCGGCAATCTTCCACCTGTTTCTAGCTGTGTTGTTATACCTATCTATAAAGATGATGAGATTGTTTCACTAAGTGCATATATTGTTCTTCGAGAACCATTAACGGACTCTGCCTTCAAAATGACGAAGCAACTAAAAGCTTTGTTATCGGATTATTTACCATCTTATATGATTCCGAAAACATTCAAATACATTGACACTTTACCTTTAAATTCAAACGGTAAAGTTGATCGTAAAGGATTGGCGGTTATGGAGACAGTATGA
- the dltB gene encoding D-alanyl-lipoteichoic acid biosynthesis protein DltB, producing the protein MTPYGNIGFFIIIGIMLLPTIILGLRGKSAKRYNIFISIIILAIIFGNSLNGSISLILFTVFQLVLIIVYQKYRLQKNSTSVFVIAVLLSILPLVLVKVLPILGLKNLFGFLGVSYITFKAVQMILETRDGLIKDKISVVELAYFLLFFPTVSSGPIDRWRRFSKDMHTVPSGQDYQKLLLSGINYIFVGFLYKFIVAYLIYNYTLIYLPNQTYNYLTPFQGQIAYMYMYSFYLFFDFAGYSAFAVGVSRIMGVQTPINFNRPFTSRNIKDFWNRWHMSLSFWFRDYVYMRFVLWMTKKKWIKNKYTVSYLGFFLLFFLMGIWHGLEWHFVVYGLYHALLIISFDKFERWNKKRKIWPKNKWTHAIGVFITFNAICFGFYIFSGRLF; encoded by the coding sequence ATGACGCCTTATGGAAATATAGGTTTTTTCATCATCATTGGTATTATGTTACTGCCAACAATTATTTTAGGGCTACGTGGGAAATCAGCTAAACGCTATAATATCTTTATTTCGATAATCATTTTAGCTATTATTTTTGGTAACTCCCTTAACGGCTCAATTTCTCTTATACTATTTACTGTTTTTCAGTTAGTATTAATTATTGTTTACCAAAAATATCGATTACAGAAGAATAGCACTTCCGTATTCGTAATCGCTGTGCTATTGTCAATTTTGCCACTTGTACTCGTGAAGGTTCTGCCAATACTTGGTCTTAAAAATCTATTCGGGTTCTTAGGGGTATCCTACATTACCTTTAAAGCGGTACAAATGATTTTAGAAACACGCGATGGCTTAATTAAAGATAAAATTTCGGTAGTTGAGCTTGCCTATTTCTTACTGTTCTTCCCAACAGTATCATCAGGACCTATTGATCGTTGGCGACGCTTTTCTAAAGATATGCACACAGTGCCGTCTGGTCAAGACTATCAAAAGTTACTGTTAAGTGGGATCAATTATATATTTGTAGGCTTTTTATATAAATTTATTGTGGCTTATTTAATATATAACTACACACTTATTTATTTACCAAATCAAACGTATAACTATTTGACACCTTTTCAAGGGCAAATAGCGTATATGTATATGTATAGTTTTTATTTATTTTTCGATTTTGCGGGCTACAGTGCTTTTGCGGTTGGTGTCAGTCGCATCATGGGTGTTCAAACGCCTATTAACTTTAACCGACCATTCACAAGTCGTAATATTAAAGACTTCTGGAATCGCTGGCATATGAGCCTTTCATTCTGGTTCCGAGATTATGTCTATATGCGTTTCGTGCTTTGGATGACGAAGAAAAAATGGATTAAAAACAAATACACAGTTTCGTATCTTGGCTTCTTTTTACTATTCTTTTTAATGGGGATTTGGCACGGATTGGAATGGCACTTTGTTGTCTACGGTCTCTACCATGCCTTGTTAATTATCAGCTTCGATAAATTTGAACGCTGGAATAAAAAACGTAAAATTTGGCCAAAAAATAAATGGACACATGCAATAGGAGTGTTTATCACTTTTAATGCAATTTGCTTTGGCTTCTATATTTTCTCAGGAAGATTATTTTAA
- the dltC gene encoding D-alanine--poly(phosphoribitol) ligase subunit 2 translates to MDKQQIFEMLVELCEDDIVLENPDIDLFEEGLLDSFGTINLLVEIENRFDISVPITDFNREEWNTPNRIAAKLAERQ, encoded by the coding sequence ATGGATAAACAACAAATTTTTGAAATGCTAGTAGAGTTATGCGAGGACGATATCGTTTTAGAAAACCCAGATATCGATCTATTTGAAGAAGGACTTCTTGATTCATTCGGTACCATTAATTTATTAGTAGAAATTGAAAACCGCTTTGACATCTCAGTGCCAATTACTGATTTTAACCGTGAGGAATGGAACACGCCAAATCGTATTGCAGCGAAATTAGCTGAAAGACAATGA
- the dltD gene encoding D-alanyl-lipoteichoic acid biosynthesis protein DltD: MIKKGFISLLIAFVLFAAFLFFPNSWIKAFISDEDVEQAKTSMSPLVFQGMYFQERMLQEPNSLPLYGSSELNRFDPFHPYNYARATDAPYTTFMVGRGGMQSITHFLNFAAQEKNLKDKKIVFIISPQWFTKKGMDELHFSPNYSMLHAYDLAYNKDIDEDLRNRAMKRLLEFDTVSRDQLLKTIYEYKLSDGKKKPIIGRLAMMAGRVQKAMLEKKDLYYSIFPRESHKLKDKDELVTNQTFEQQLKNAEEYGEKRVSNDLMIENKFYKRLVNSNLSKFEGMRKNEDYTNSPEYEDFQLVIDVLKDAGAKPLFISIPVNGHWYDYTEYPEERRQKYYEKMNNILTDANVPYVDFSGHEYDPYFIMDTIHIAWKGWVYLDQELDKYWAQQEVVK; encoded by the coding sequence ATGATTAAGAAAGGCTTTATATCACTTTTAATTGCTTTTGTTCTTTTTGCTGCATTTTTGTTCTTCCCTAACTCCTGGATAAAAGCTTTTATTTCAGATGAAGATGTAGAGCAAGCAAAAACTAGTATGTCTCCGTTAGTGTTCCAGGGTATGTATTTCCAGGAGCGGATGTTGCAGGAGCCTAATTCCTTGCCTTTATATGGCTCCTCAGAATTAAATCGTTTTGACCCCTTCCACCCTTATAATTATGCGCGAGCTACGGATGCCCCGTACACGACATTTATGGTTGGGCGAGGAGGTATGCAGTCAATTACACACTTTTTAAACTTTGCTGCACAGGAGAAAAATTTAAAGGATAAAAAAATTGTATTCATCATTTCTCCTCAATGGTTTACGAAAAAAGGAATGGATGAATTACATTTTTCTCCTAACTATTCAATGTTGCATGCCTACGATTTAGCCTACAATAAGGACATTGATGAAGACCTTCGAAATCGAGCAATGAAACGACTTCTAGAGTTTGATACAGTAAGTCGTGATCAACTGTTAAAAACCATTTATGAATATAAATTATCAGATGGTAAGAAAAAACCTATTATTGGGCGTCTTGCAATGATGGCTGGTCGTGTCCAAAAGGCTATGCTAGAGAAAAAAGATTTGTATTACTCGATTTTCCCTCGAGAGTCGCATAAATTAAAAGATAAAGACGAACTAGTTACGAATCAAACATTTGAGCAACAATTGAAAAATGCTGAGGAATATGGCGAAAAACGTGTATCCAATGATTTAATGATTGAAAATAAATTTTATAAACGACTTGTAAATTCGAATTTATCTAAGTTTGAAGGAATGCGAAAGAACGAAGATTATACGAATTCACCCGAATATGAAGATTTTCAGCTAGTCATTGATGTGTTAAAGGATGCTGGTGCAAAGCCATTATTCATCTCTATTCCAGTAAATGGTCATTGGTATGACTACACAGAATACCCTGAGGAACGTCGACAAAAGTATTACGAAAAAATGAATAACATCTTAACTGATGCGAATGTTCCATATGTTGACTTCTCTGGCCATGAATATGATCCGTATTTTATTATGGATACCATTCATATTGCATGGAAAGGCTGGGTATATCTAGATCAAGAACTAGACAAATATTGGGCACAGCAAGAAGTTGTTAAATGA
- a CDS encoding GNAT family N-acetyltransferase: protein MNIREANKLDYPELRKIYLESRRKNFHWAALEEMTLDDFDKDTIGEHIIVAEEDNHLLGFASLYLPDNFIHNLFINPNYFGKGIGGHLLNASIKKMNKPLRLKCVSENHIALKFYEKNGWKKVNEEGEKEKYWVMKYE from the coding sequence CTGAATATTAGAGAGGCGAATAAATTAGATTACCCGGAATTAAGAAAAATCTATCTGGAATCGCGTCGTAAAAATTTCCATTGGGCGGCTTTAGAAGAAATGACATTAGACGATTTTGATAAAGATACTATAGGAGAGCATATAATTGTAGCGGAAGAGGATAATCATCTACTTGGATTTGCATCATTATACTTGCCAGATAATTTTATTCATAATTTATTTATTAATCCAAATTACTTTGGTAAAGGTATAGGGGGTCACTTACTAAATGCCTCCATTAAAAAAATGAATAAACCGTTAAGATTAAAATGTGTATCCGAAAATCATATAGCGTTGAAATTTTATGAGAAGAATGGTTGGAAGAAGGTAAACGAAGAAGGGGAAAAGGAAAAATATTGGGTTATGAAATATGAATAA
- a CDS encoding GNAT family N-acetyltransferase, whose amino-acid sequence MKILETERLTLRLQTTDDADFILELMNDPSWLEFIGDRGLRTVEDAREYIKNGAMRTYEQFGFCFFLVERKEDQSPIGICGLVKRDSLEDVDIGFAFLPQYWGKGYAYEAASATLAYGLDTLGLNRIVAITTQDNHASAKLLEKIGLKFERLVQLSNDPEELRLFSFNSDS is encoded by the coding sequence ATGAAAATTCTTGAAACAGAACGACTTACCCTTCGCTTACAAACAACAGATGATGCAGATTTTATTCTTGAGCTAATGAATGATCCTTCATGGCTAGAGTTCATTGGTGATCGTGGTTTGAGAACAGTAGAGGATGCGCGTGAATATATAAAGAATGGAGCAATGCGCACGTATGAGCAATTTGGCTTTTGTTTTTTTTTAGTTGAAAGAAAAGAAGATCAAAGCCCGATAGGCATTTGTGGTCTAGTTAAAAGAGACTCGCTAGAAGATGTGGATATTGGCTTCGCTTTTCTTCCTCAGTATTGGGGCAAAGGATACGCCTATGAAGCAGCTTCAGCGACATTGGCATATGGTTTAGATACACTAGGGCTAAATCGTATAGTGGCTATCACAACTCAAGATAATCACGCTTCAGCAAAGCTACTCGAAAAAATAGGCTTGAAGTTTGAAAGATTAGTCCAACTTTCCAATGATCCTGAAGAACTTAGACTTTTTTCGTTCAATAGTGACTCATAA
- a CDS encoding DUF6241 domain-containing protein, with the protein MKRKTKSVISIIVILIIFGGAFSYFKFTEQIEKPTPKEEKATVEHNGAILESKTVTKEELLYPDNLIEHKVNEAIHSMSHQKVEAKVKWGHEQITQEKVDRLLAVCKMNDYKFKELYISILERWSKGDFSNAVDEHNKIWQLQGGDESRNSGKAIRLLSPEEEAEYIEHNLKYDLYDGTH; encoded by the coding sequence ATGAAGAGAAAAACAAAATCAGTTATCAGTATCATTGTAATTTTAATCATTTTCGGTGGAGCATTTAGTTACTTCAAATTCACCGAACAAATAGAAAAACCTACACCCAAGGAAGAAAAAGCAACTGTTGAACATAATGGAGCAATTCTTGAAAGTAAAACTGTTACAAAAGAAGAATTACTTTATCCTGACAACTTAATAGAACACAAAGTGAACGAAGCCATTCACAGCATGTCTCATCAAAAGGTTGAAGCTAAAGTAAAATGGGGTCACGAGCAAATAACACAAGAAAAAGTTGACCGATTGTTGGCTGTATGCAAAATGAACGATTATAAGTTTAAAGAGCTTTACATTTCAATATTGGAAAGATGGTCGAAAGGTGATTTTTCAAACGCCGTTGACGAGCACAACAAAATTTGGCAACTTCAAGGTGGCGATGAATCAAGAAATTCAGGGAAAGCAATTCGTTTACTATCGCCCGAGGAAGAAGCAGAATATATTGAGCACAATTTAAAATATGATTTATATGATGGCACTCATTAA
- a CDS encoding site-specific integrase, translated as MSIRTTETYNYNTTHFIQYLDEFHEVNEIEDVSTVHVKKYIQHQLNLGKKATNINIVIKSLRSFYTHLVAEEYVTLKKCMSDKKYVPNKLKKCKRKVKVHHMNLRTMKILKFTA; from the coding sequence ATTTCAATCAGAACAACAGAAACTTATAACTACAATACAACTCACTTTATTCAATATCTGGACGAGTTTCATGAGGTGAATGAAATTGAAGACGTTTCTACAGTTCATGTAAAAAAATATATTCAACATCAATTAAATCTTGGTAAAAAGGCGACTAACATTAACATTGTAATTAAATCGTTGAGGTCGTTTTACACGCATTTGGTTGCGGAAGAATATGTCACGTTAAAGAAATGCATGAGCGACAAAAAATACGTGCCAAACAAATTGAAGAAATGCAAAAGAAAAGTGAAGGTTCACCACATGAACCTTAGAACAATGAAAATTTTAAAGTTCACTGCATGA
- a CDS encoding SDR family NAD(P)-dependent oxidoreductase yields the protein MKYTVITGASSGIGYETALAFAFRGKNLVLVARRTDELEKLKSEIAKINSDLDVIIRTTDLSVSKNVYELYEGLKNYQIETWINNAGFGNFASVGEQNLNKIETMLHLNIEALTILSSLFVRDYSNIEGTQLINVSSGGGYRIVADAVTYCSTKFYVSAFTEGLSHELKAQGANMQAKVLAPASTETEFIKRSYDLQENVKLAGILPKYHTAKEMAGFMLDLYDSEKVVGIVDGITYEFELKDPIYPNIVLERN from the coding sequence GTGAAATATACAGTTATTACAGGTGCAAGTTCAGGTATTGGTTATGAAACTGCTTTAGCTTTTGCATTTCGTGGAAAAAATTTAGTCCTAGTTGCCCGCAGAACTGATGAGCTTGAGAAATTAAAATCAGAAATAGCGAAGATTAATTCAGATTTAGACGTTATTATTCGAACAACTGATTTATCAGTTAGTAAAAATGTATATGAGCTTTATGAAGGGCTTAAAAATTATCAAATTGAGACTTGGATAAACAATGCAGGGTTTGGGAATTTTGCATCTGTCGGAGAACAAAATTTAAATAAAATCGAGACAATGTTACATTTAAATATCGAAGCTCTAACAATTTTGTCATCACTTTTCGTACGAGATTACTCGAATATTGAAGGAACTCAATTAATCAATGTTTCATCAGGTGGGGGATATAGAATTGTTGCAGATGCTGTTACTTACTGCTCAACTAAGTTTTATGTAAGTGCGTTTACAGAAGGGCTTTCACACGAACTAAAAGCTCAAGGGGCAAATATGCAAGCAAAAGTTTTAGCTCCTGCTTCTACTGAAACAGAATTTATAAAACGTTCTTATGATCTCCAAGAAAATGTTAAATTAGCCGGCATTTTACCAAAGTATCATACTGCTAAAGAAATGGCAGGATTTATGCTCGACCTTTATGATAGTGAAAAGGTAGTAGGAATAGTAGACGGAATTACGTATGAATTTGAATTAAAGGACCCTATTTATCCAAATATCGTATTAGAAAGAAACTAA
- a CDS encoding MerR family transcriptional regulator, whose product MYTIGEIAQILGVSTHTLRYYEKESIILPDRNEYGERRYTDYHLKWLTFILKLKETKMPITQIKEYTSLFKKGEQTTEARLKLLEDHKSSIEVQLKTLQETYIMLDKKISTYRELIRNKE is encoded by the coding sequence ATGTACACGATCGGTGAAATAGCTCAAATATTAGGGGTTAGTACACACACGCTACGATATTACGAAAAAGAGAGTATCATTCTCCCGGATCGAAATGAATATGGAGAAAGACGGTATACTGATTATCATCTAAAATGGTTAACTTTTATTTTAAAATTGAAAGAAACTAAAATGCCCATAACACAAATTAAAGAATATACCAGTCTATTTAAAAAAGGAGAACAAACTACTGAAGCAAGGTTAAAACTTTTAGAAGATCATAAAAGTTCTATTGAAGTTCAATTAAAAACATTACAAGAAACATATATAATGCTAGATAAAAAAATATCAACATATAGAGAACTTATTCGGAATAAGGAATAA
- the eno gene encoding phosphopyruvate hydratase, with the protein MPFITQIYAREVLDSRGNPTVEVEVFTESGAFGRAIVPSGASTGEYEAVELRDGDNSRYLGKGVLKAVENVNTIIAEELEGNYSVLDQVVIDKALIELDGTENKGKLGANAILGVSMAVAHAAADYLDVPLYQYLGGFNSKQLPVPMMNILNGGAHADNNVDIQEFMVMPVGAESFRHALRMGAEIFHSLKAVLKAKGYNTAVGDEGGFAPNLGSNEEAITVILEAIEKAGYKPGEEVKLAMDVASSELFNKEDGKYHLDGEGVVKTSEEMVDWYEELTNKYPIISIEDGLDENDWAGHKLLTDRIGARVQLVGDDLFVTNTKKLSAGIEQGVGNAILIKVNQIGTLTETFDAIEMAKRAGYTAVISHRSGESEDATIADIAVATNAGQIKTGAPSRTDRVAKYNQLLRIEDQLGSTAEYLGLNSFYNLK; encoded by the coding sequence ATGCCATTTATTACACAGATTTATGCGCGCGAAGTTTTAGACTCACGTGGGAACCCAACAGTAGAAGTTGAAGTATTTACAGAATCAGGCGCTTTTGGTCGCGCTATCGTGCCATCAGGTGCATCTACTGGTGAATATGAGGCAGTAGAATTACGCGACGGTGACAACTCACGTTACCTAGGCAAAGGTGTATTAAAAGCAGTTGAAAATGTAAACACAATTATTGCTGAAGAGTTAGAAGGCAACTATTCTGTTCTTGACCAAGTAGTTATCGACAAAGCTTTAATCGAGCTAGACGGCACAGAAAACAAAGGTAAACTAGGTGCCAACGCAATTCTAGGCGTATCGATGGCAGTTGCACATGCTGCGGCAGATTATTTAGATGTACCTCTTTATCAATATCTTGGTGGATTTAACTCAAAACAACTACCAGTACCAATGATGAACATCTTAAATGGTGGCGCTCACGCTGACAACAACGTAGACATTCAAGAATTCATGGTAATGCCTGTAGGCGCAGAATCATTCCGTCATGCATTACGTATGGGTGCTGAAATCTTCCACAGCTTAAAAGCAGTACTTAAAGCAAAAGGCTATAATACAGCTGTAGGTGATGAAGGTGGTTTCGCACCAAACCTTGGTTCTAACGAGGAAGCTATTACTGTAATTTTAGAAGCAATCGAAAAAGCTGGCTATAAACCAGGTGAAGAAGTGAAACTTGCAATGGACGTTGCTTCATCTGAACTATTCAATAAAGAAGATGGCAAATATCACTTAGACGGTGAAGGTGTTGTTAAAACTTCTGAAGAAATGGTTGACTGGTACGAAGAGCTTACAAATAAATACCCAATCATCTCAATTGAAGATGGCTTAGACGAAAACGACTGGGCAGGACACAAATTATTAACAGATCGTATCGGCGCTCGCGTACAATTAGTAGGTGACGATCTATTTGTAACAAATACGAAAAAATTATCGGCTGGTATTGAGCAAGGTGTTGGTAATGCAATCCTTATCAAAGTAAACCAAATCGGTACATTAACAGAAACATTTGATGCAATCGAAATGGCAAAACGCGCTGGTTACACAGCAGTGATCTCTCACCGCTCTGGTGAATCTGAGGATGCAACAATTGCTGATATCGCAGTTGCTACAAACGCTGGCCAAATTAAAACAGGTGCTCCATCACGTACAGACCGCGTAGCTAAATACAACCAACTTCTTCGCATCGAAGACCAACTTGGTTCAACAGCTGAGTACCTTGGTTTAAATTCATTCTATAACTTGAAGTAA
- the gpmI gene encoding 2,3-bisphosphoglycerate-independent phosphoglycerate mutase, with product MPKKPVALIILDGFAFRDETFGNAVAQANKPNFDRFWNEFPHSTLTASGEAVGLPDGQMGNSEVGHLNIGAGRIVYQSLTRLNKSIREGDFFTNKAFLDAIAHAKAHQSKLHIMGLLSDGGVHSHYEHMFALLKLAKQQGLDKVFVHGFLDGRDVGPKTALDYIEETEKQMAEIGVGQFASIHGRYYAMDRDKRWDRVALTYNVLVEGVGQTADSARSGVAESYERDVTDEFVIPFSVQEHGEPVAMIDDNDAVIFFNFRPDRAIQLSKVFTNNEFDGFALSANHPQNLKFVSFTHYSDEVNAQVAYENDNLKNTIGEVLATNGKTQLRIAETEKYPHVTFFMSGGREEKFDGEERILIASPKVATYDLKPEMSAYEVTDALLAEIAADKFDGIILNFANPDMVGHSGMLEPTIKAIEAVDECLGKVVDAILAKGGAAIITADHGNSDEVLTLVGEPMTAHTTNPVPVIVTKPNLMLRNGGILADLAPTMLELLEVSQPSEMTGQSLIEKEEN from the coding sequence ATGCCTAAAAAGCCAGTAGCATTAATTATTTTAGATGGCTTTGCATTCCGTGATGAAACGTTCGGGAATGCAGTAGCCCAAGCAAATAAACCTAATTTCGATCGTTTTTGGAATGAATTCCCACACTCAACATTAACTGCATCAGGTGAAGCGGTAGGTTTACCTGATGGTCAAATGGGGAATTCTGAAGTTGGTCACCTCAATATCGGTGCTGGACGTATTGTCTATCAAAGCTTAACACGCTTAAACAAATCTATTCGTGAAGGGGATTTCTTTACGAATAAAGCATTTTTGGATGCAATTGCACATGCGAAAGCACATCAATCAAAGCTTCATATTATGGGCTTACTTTCAGATGGTGGTGTTCATAGCCATTATGAGCATATGTTTGCACTATTAAAGCTTGCAAAACAACAAGGCTTAGATAAAGTCTTTGTACATGGTTTCTTAGATGGTCGTGATGTTGGGCCAAAAACGGCTTTAGACTATATTGAAGAAACAGAAAAACAAATGGCGGAAATTGGCGTAGGTCAATTCGCTTCCATTCATGGTCGTTATTATGCAATGGATCGTGATAAACGTTGGGATCGTGTAGCCCTTACTTACAATGTACTAGTAGAGGGTGTTGGTCAAACAGCTGACAGTGCGAGAAGTGGTGTAGCAGAATCCTATGAGCGCGATGTAACAGATGAATTTGTCATCCCATTTAGCGTTCAAGAGCATGGAGAACCAGTGGCAATGATTGACGATAATGACGCTGTTATTTTCTTCAACTTCCGTCCTGACCGTGCTATTCAACTGTCAAAAGTGTTTACAAATAATGAATTTGATGGCTTTGCTTTATCAGCGAATCACCCACAAAATTTAAAATTTGTGTCTTTCACACATTATAGTGATGAGGTAAATGCTCAAGTTGCATATGAAAATGACAACTTAAAAAATACGATTGGTGAAGTGTTAGCTACTAATGGCAAAACACAGCTTCGTATTGCAGAAACAGAAAAGTATCCGCATGTTACATTCTTTATGAGTGGTGGCCGTGAGGAGAAATTTGACGGTGAAGAGCGTATTTTAATTGCATCCCCAAAGGTTGCCACATACGATTTGAAACCTGAAATGAGTGCCTACGAGGTAACAGATGCATTGCTTGCAGAGATTGCGGCCGATAAATTTGATGGGATCATTCTTAATTTCGCTAACCCAGATATGGTTGGGCATAGTGGAATGTTAGAGCCAACGATTAAAGCCATTGAAGCAGTCGATGAATGTCTTGGTAAAGTAGTAGATGCGATCCTTGCAAAAGGTGGCGCAGCTATTATTACAGCTGACCATGGTAACTCTGATGAAGTTCTTACTTTAGTAGGGGAGCCAATGACAGCTCATACAACAAATCCTGTTCCAGTAATTGTGACAAAACCAAATTTAATGTTAAGAAATGGTGGCATTTTAGCCGATTTGGCGCCAACCATGTTAGAATTATTAGAGGTGTCACAACCTTCTGAAATGACAGGACAATCATTAATTGAAAAAGAGGAGAATTAA